TGTGACTTCGATAGTGCGGGCGGGGTCGGAGTAAGCGACTACAACCTCATCGCGACCCACACGACGCACGATTGCGATACCCCGTTTAACCCGTAACGCTACGGTCCCTGCGGGCGGAACACGTACGCCAGCGCGAAACCCACCTGCGCCACGAACATCATCACGTACATGTGCGTCCAGGAGGGGTGGTTCTCCGTGCGCGCGAGATCGTCGGGGCGGCGGACCATGAGCCACACCACGTACGCGCCCCAGGCGCACAGGAGCGCGGTCAGCCCGTAGAGAAGGCCCGGGTGGCCCGTGAGGGTTCCCTCGTGGAGGCCGTACGGGATCAGGAGGAACGGAAGCACCAGGAAGGGTGCGATGAGCCACGCGGCCCTCCGGGGGCCGTGCACCACCGGGAGCGTCCGGAACCCGGCCGCCGCGTCGCCTCGCATGTCGGCGAAGTCCTTGGTCGTCGTGGCGCCGAGGAGGAAGAGCCCGAACACGAGCCCGATCGTCCACGGCTCGAGCCTCCCGAAGTCCCGCACGCAGGCCCACCCCGCCACCTTCAACAGCACCCCCCGGGGCACCGCGATCACCACGTTCGCGAGATAGGGAACCGCCTTGAGCCGGAAGGGAGGGGCCGAGTAGAGCACGGTCAGGACGGCCGCGGTCCCGGCGAGGAGCGTGCACTGGGGACCGACCGGGGCCG
The sequence above is a segment of the Candidatus Eisenbacteria bacterium genome. Coding sequences within it:
- a CDS encoding UbiA family prenyltransferase — protein: MEPPSTNGEPARGRWKVYWELARPFTLIAPALGMFTGSVIALGAQPPVPLTPWVAAKIALGTLMAAVLNAASNTLNQVTDLEADRINKPGRPLPSERVTAPEALRLAGFLYLLAFVLAAPVGPQCTLLAGTAAVLTVLYSAPPFRLKAVPYLANVVIAVPRGVLLKVAGWACVRDFGRLEPWTIGLVFGLFLLGATTTKDFADMRGDAAAGFRTLPVVHGPRRAAWLIAPFLVLPFLLIPYGLHEGTLTGHPGLLYGLTALLCAWGAYVVWLMVRRPDDLARTENHPSWTHMYVMMFVAQVGFALAYVFRPQGP